The Prionailurus viverrinus isolate Anna chromosome B4, UM_Priviv_1.0, whole genome shotgun sequence genome has a window encoding:
- the PHETA2 gene encoding sesquipedalian-2, with the protein MGAMKLNERSVAHYALSDSPADHTGFLRTWGGAGTPPTPSGTGRRCWFVLKGNLLFSFESRESRAPLSLVVLEGCTVELAEAPMSEEFAFAIRFDAPGVRPHLLAADGPAAQEAWVKALSRASFGYMRLVVRELESQLRDARHSLALHRHSSWKAITSRYKPQAPDHRPPGLENGHSLSKDCSPVDLGEERGSRPAGQGLAELQGPAGLFLGRRQSPLFPETFYFSALHNWYGQEISELRQRWMQRARGSRPEREKQDGH; encoded by the coding sequence ATGGGAGCCATGAAGCTGAACGAGAGGAGTGTAGCCCACTATGCACTGAGCGACTCCCCAGCAGACCATACGGGCTTTCTGCGCACTTGGGGCGGGGCAGGGACTCCCCCCACTCCCAGTGGCACTGGCCGAAGGTGCTGGTTTGTTCTCAAAGGCAACCTGCTGTTCTCCTTTGAGAGCCGAGAGAGCAGGGCCCCGCTGAGCCTGGTGGTGCTGGAGGGCTGTACGGTGGAGCTGGCCGAGGCTCCAATGTCTGAGGAGTTTGCCTTCGCCATCCGTTTCGACGCCCCTGGTGTGCGCCCACACCTGCTTGCGGCAGATGGGCCCGCGGCCCAGGAGGCCTGGGTGAAGGCACTGTCCAGGGCGAGCTTTGGCTACATGCGCCTGGTGGTGCGCGAGCTGGAGAGCCAGTTGCGAGATGCCCGCCACAGTCTGGCTTTGCATCGCCACTCATCCTGGAAGGCCATCACCAGCCGCTATAAGCCCCAGGCTCCTGACCATCGGCCTCCGGGCCTGGAAAACGGCCACTCCCTCTCCAAGGATTGCAGCCCTGTGGACTTGGGTGAAGAGAGGGGCAGCAGGCCAGCAGGGCAGGGCTTGGCCGAGTTGCAGGGCCCTGCCGGCCTCTtcctgggcaggaggcagagccCCCTGTTCCCTGAGACCTTCTACTTCTCTGCCTTGCACAATTGGTATGGCCAGGAGATCTCGGAGCTGAGGCAGAGGTGGATGCAGAGGGCCCGGGGGAGCCGGCCAGAACGTGAGAAACAGGATGGGCACTGA
- the NAGA gene encoding alpha-N-acetylgalactosaminidase: MLLKTVLLLALVARVLVLENGLLRKPPMGWLAWERFRCNTDCDEDPKNCISERLFMEMADHLAQDGWRDLGYTYLNMDDCWIGGRDAKGRLIPDPKRFPHGIAFLADYAHSLGLKLGIYEDVGNFTCMGYPGITLDKVTQDAQTFAEWKVDMLKLDGCFSTPEERAMGYPKMAAALNATGRPIAFSCSWPAYEGGLPPKVNYSLLAEICNVWRNYDDIQDSWSSVLSILDWFVDHQDILQPVAGPGHWNDPDMLLIGNFGLSFEQARAQMALWTVLAAPLFMSTDLRTISAQNMDILQNPLMIKINQDPLGIQGRRILKEKSHIEVYVRPLADEASALVFFSRRTDMPYRYHSSLARLNFNSSNTYEAQNVYTGDVISGLHPKTNFTVVINPSGVVMWYLYPTRKLGEVPAMRN; encoded by the exons ATGTTGCTGAAAACAG TGCTCTTGCTGGCCCTGGTGGCCCGGGTGCTGGTGCTAGAGAATGGGCTCCTGCGGAAGCCACCCATGGGCTGGCTGGCCTGGGAACGTTTCCGCTGCAACACTGACTGCGACGAGGACCCGAAGAACTGCATCAG CGAGCGGCTCTTCATGGAGATGGCCGACCACTTGGCACAAGACGGATGGCGGGACCTGGGCTACACATACCTTAACATGGATGACTGCTGGATTGGTGGGCGTGACGCCAAAGGCCGCCTGATACCAGATCCCAAGCGCTTCCCCCATGGCATTGCCTTCCTGGCTGACTAT GCTCACTCCCTGGGCCTGAAGCTGGGCATCTACGAGGACGTGGGCAACTTCACCTGTATGGGTTACCCAGGCATCACGCTAGACAAGGTGACTCAGGATGCTCAAACCTTTGCCGAGTGGAAGGTGGACATGCTGAAGTTGGATGGCTGCTTTTCGACCCCCGAGGAACGGGCCATGG GATACCCCAAGATGGCAGCTGCCCTGAATGCCACAGGCCGCCCCATTGCCTTCTCCTGCAGCTGGCCGGCCTATGAAGGGGGCCTTCCCCCAAAG GTGAACTACAGTCTGCTGGCAGAAATCTGCAATGTCTGGCGCAACTACGATGACATCCAGGACTCCTGGAGTAGCGTGCTGTCCATCCTGGACTGGTTTGTGGACCACCAGGACATACTGCAGCCGGTGGCAGGCCCTGGACACTGGAACGACCCAGACATG ctgCTCATAGGGAACTTTGGCCTCAGCTTTGAGCAAGCCCGGGCCCAGATGGCCCTATGGACAGTGTTGGCAGCCCCCCTCTTCATGTCCACGGACCTGCGTACCATTTCTGCCCAGAATATGGACATTCTGCAGAATCCACTCATGATCAAAATCAACCAGGATCCCTTGGGCATCCAAGGACGCAGGATTCTCAAG GAGAAATCCCACATTGAAGTGTACGTGAGGCCCCTGGCCGACGAGGCTAGCGCCTTAGTCTTCTTCAGCCGCCGGACGGATATGCCTTATCGCTACCACTCCTCCCTCGCCCGGCTCAACTTTAACAGCTCCAACACCTATGAG GCCCAGAACGTCTACACGGGTGATGTCATCAGTGGCCTCCACCCTAAAACCAACTTCACGGTGGTCATCAACCCTTCAGGGGTAGTGATGTGGTACCTGTATCCCACCAGGAAGCTGGGGGAAGTCCCAGCAATGAGGAACTGA
- the SMDT1 gene encoding essential MCU regulator, mitochondrial, with protein MASAAARWLALASVRSGALRSGPSLRKGGDVSAGGGGSGRSLVPSRSVIVTRSGAILPKPVKMSFGLLRVFSIVIPFLYVGTLISKNFAALLEEHDIFVPEDDDDDD; from the exons ATGGCGTCCGCAGCGGCTCGCTGGCTGGCATTGGCATCCGTCCGATCCGGGGCTTTACGGAGCGGGCCGAGCTTGAGGAAAGGTGGCGATGTCTCCGCCGGAGGGGGTGGCTCAGGTCGGAGCCTGGTACCGTCGAGGTCAGTCATCGTTACTCGCAGCGGCGCCATTTTGCCCAAACCGGTGAAA ATGTCCTTCGGCCTTCTCCGTGTGTTCTCCATTGTGATCCCCTTTCTCTATGTCGGGACGCTCATTAGCAAGAACTTTGCTGCTCTGCTTGAGGAGCATGACATTTTTGTCCCAGAGGATGACGACGACGATGACTAA